aatagattctctgTAGgagaaattataaaattaggCGCCTGCACCCCTCTCAGAGGGTGGGagccctaaccgccccctcagagagCGGGTATGGCCTGCCCGCCCAAACCGCCCCCTAAGGGGCGGGTAggggtccttaccgccctctcagggagcGGTAAGGGGTCTTCCCGCCCGCGCCGCTCGGCTCTCCCATCCGGCCTCTTCTATAAAAGGGACTAAAATTAGCCTAAAATctcattttattcagaaaaaaaaattgagaagagaggagaggaaaggggaggaagagagcccgACGAAGCCCTGCTACATTTGAGTCGCGGATTTGAAGAATAATTTTGAGTaagtcttttttttcctttttattgttgttaattagtgcagtagtagtatatgacataggttttagacatgtatgacctagggtttagaaaattgtcaaatttatttagaagATGGTACGATAGCAATgcaatgtagaatattatttttactatattaggGTTGTAATGTGCGACATAGGAggtagcagtatatgataatttgcgaacctaggatgtagcatttagaaattattttatccgataattagaaatatagtttgttggtcTTAACATtagttatgtttgcgggtgtttccagggatgacagataaattaatttttcagatatattatggtgacggtgaaattaggtacggtcctaacggtgtagatctgtctgaatttcttcatgtcatgaagggtcttagtaaagctaatgagatgactattgtgggtgtgtgcaaatggctcatgcgatttttccaactggatccgcaacaacatgagctgaagttgaaagctgtcctcagccgtgctagtcatggatactttggtgagcttgttcccatcgaagccacataaACTTGGAggtagtatatagatatatgttgtgaacgtaGCCTGCCGCTGGTTTTTGTTAGCTAAGGCGTACCTaaaagatcaaactgaggtgaactctgcggaagcagtaataggaccaagtgaggcagtggaagatgaataagaggcggctaatgtcgggtccagggaggatgttggtgatattccagagctgcaactgatgtgtgtagctgatgaaggggagcacatccctagtatcattgaagatatggatttggaggaagaccttgccgatgaggattcatctgacgaggagggtaatgctccagttcctgcagagtggagggaacatgaatttttgaagctggtggttagcgaggctggcCGAACACCGTGACAGTACCATAAgaacgaggtgtcacagggtgctatgtaccctacaaagaaggcagttattgatgcagtgaaattctggtcgttgtctcttcggaggcaattcaaggttgttaaatccagtaaaatggagtacgatgtgaagtgtttggtgccgcaGTGTCCTTGACGGGTGCACgtattcagagggaaatgggtagactactggcagtgctcaatagttaaaaaacataattgtcatattgaggaaatagagtttgcccaccggaacctgtcatccgccttcattgcaaatgttatgtacggggagattgtggacaacctaaggtatgagccacgatcaataatccgtgctattgagcaaaggttctagtacataataaactatgcgaaggcatggagggtgaaacaaaatgctattgagatgaggttcgaaacttatgaagattcatatcacaatctacctcgtcaattagccacaatttgtggaaggaacccaaacagctactatgatatcaagcattacccctctactgatgtggagtacatcGGGAAAAGAGTGTTgtagcgtgctttctttgcattcgccgtaattatcaaagcatttcgatatTGCCGACCTATCATATGCCTaaatggaacattcctgactgagAAGTAcaagggcagatattgtctgaaattggggtcgacggtaacaaccaagtcctgccactagggtttgctttcatggagagtgagaatggggacagctgATATTGGTTCCTAAAGCGGGTCAAACATGcgattgttcttgaccgaccagatgtgtgtctcattcatgatagacatgataGACAttcaggattgttgcaggctttgctggatatgtaATATGGTAGTGTTCGATgaggtgtagcagcacagtAGCCCGACCttaaaagcaggtggtgcatgcgccatatgggtgcgaacttctacagacagtttaaaaacaaagagttgatgaagctttttcaaaaagttgtgcagtcaaaacgagcaacagaagtttaatgcggCTATGGGCAAGatttgatgaactgactctaaaacaaattgcagaggctgcacctaacgatgatgaaccaatagctctcgaaCCTCTTCCAACCGATACTCCACAGATAGTAAGGAGATCAgactcatctattaggagcttctcatagtggatacgtaatgagccaaataaaaaataggctctgttgtacgacagtggtgatgcaaggtatggagtaatgactacaaatcttgcagaggtttataactgggtcatgcgaggaatgaggtttCTACCagtagttggaattgtagaaggcattttgcatgggacttgtaagtattttattgatcggttatgcagctgctaagattGTAAtagaggacaatcgtatgctttacgacggatgctatgtgagtacatgaagAAAGccaataagaaggcccacatgcatcgtgcaaatcaagagggaactgcggagcacaggttcaatatcctgtgtcgggataagggtcggaaggggtagacgtgagcggtatgttcaagagtgtgtgctaaggagtggaacatgcatctgtagttgccagaagccacaattactccacaaaccttgtacgtatgtcatagctgcgtgtgcggagcaccatatgctacCCAGGCAATAtatttcaaagtattttatgaaagatcaaatacatcacgatggggcgcacgggcgacggcaacgagggaggcagcagtagaatttttgattttatgtaacttacatatgtaTATTCGCTTCGCAATGTACTCctacgtattcagacacgtttactctttatggttcacttagcatgtcgtaactgcatttcgtaTTCCAAAATGACGGcatcctagttgcatttcttaatccgacacAATCACAAGCTACATTCTGTCGTCGTCATTATATCTTACAAAACAACTTATGCAACGAGTGATACCTCGCTTCCTCTGTTGGGAGTGTTACTTTAATGAAGAaatgaccacactactgaactttaactatgacatgacaacacatgcctcatTGCGCAAGCTttaaacaagaagtgacaacactacccagtttttttcaaacaataaatgacaacacatgtaccaATAAATATGAaatctctgaccatgatcaatgacacaactttcccattcttcaagatgaaATCCGATGCTTctgccaccagctacgcccctgcactcactcctttcttcaaaagcgaatccaatgctcctgcctcccccaactataaatagccgaacctccttacgttgatgcaccactcatttctcagatctctcaagtgcaatgtcttcctcagctccatcaaacccatcaaagaaacattaggggactaccatacctgaagctctcgaaccaccaatgtgcctCTGTGGTGAACTTTGTAAGCTCTGCGAGTCACAGGACAATTtatacacctatggactgcgcttcttcatgtgtgccaactacgagtatgacaagtctcaacatgcaacaactggttatcgatcGGTATGACAACAAATATCAGCCTCATCTTTTTcgatttcgcaccctgttttactaaccgttcatcttgttccatttgttcagtcccctccaccgctctgtgattttattcaatggctcgacaatgagcaaaatgacgcaCAGAAGCAgcgggtcgacatgaacatgaggtggagaagggaagcgtacgcacatcgggagtacgagcaacagcaagaggaactttgcctcaagcgggaggaagaaaaacgcatgaggaaggcggcgcacgaccgtatcATGGCTCAGGCTCAGGTggctgagagggaaagaaaaCGGGAGAGAGCCCGTCGTGCTAAgacggcaggtcccgatgccctccgaaagagAAAATATCCTAGATACACTCAGTAAAGAATATCTAATATAACCTGatatactttccctccctaagatatgttatgattaggatcgacgcactaataagtagatcTTAGTACGAACTGTACATGCCacatttgtttcctcatcgtgtcatcACTGTTACAGTCTATTGTAAtgtttcaccctatgtttaatactatgtttatcGTCTTTCGCACCCCATactcacgtaaaatgctgcgagtgctaattactaattttttattctccgactattacataacctactccaaatttaaattccaaattttcttaaagcctttttttatttcttaaattatacaaaaaattacatttttagagaaaaaaaaaggccctAACCATCCTCGCaacctaaccgccctctcagagggctgcagccccctgagagagCTGCAGAcgcctagttttacaatttctCCTAaggagaatctatttatttaaatttttaataaaaaacataaaaataaaaaaaactctcactaTAGTGGCATATACACGAAGCACGATCCACACCGGGCTGAGGCCGCAACACGGTTAAGCGTCGCCCCAGCCCCACCACATCCCCACCGCCACGCCCTGCCACCCGGCACCGTCTCTCATTGGCCAGGCCAAGCCTCCGGTACACGGGCTAGCACGGCACAGGCCGGTTAGTTAGCCGGGCCTGATAGGCCATACCTAGCTAGACCCATGCCAGCCCAGCCCGAGAGGCCCAGTTGGCCAGGTCGGACAGTTACACTAATCAATTCAAGTATCAATAATTCAGCATGACGGAACCAGGAGTTAATCTACACAAGGGAAATAGAAGCGAATCTATGTGTCCACTTAATATAATGTGTATGGCAAACAGTCATTTGGTTCACATCCCGGATTTCACCTCTGGGCCCTGGTTGGGTCATATGTGCCAGGATAAGGTGCCGTTGGTGGTGGTTCTTGCCCTGCGTTGGCAGTGCCACTGCTCGGCTGAACTTGCCCCGCAGGATATCCGGCGCTACCAACTGTGCCATATAGGCTTGCAACATCCGTAGCTGCACTGCTGCTTACTGGGTGCGGAGGTACAGCATAGGCAGCAGGATAACTGTGCAGTGCACTTTGCGCATAGGCTGCAACTGGATAGCCAGAATAACCTGCATATGCATTACCTTGCGCAGCATGCATCTGGTAAGCAGTAGCAGCATCATAAGCTGTTGTGTAGGTGTACGCCCCTGGCTGGGTTCCCTGCTGATACGCCCCTGGCTGGGTTCCCTGCTGATACGCCCCTGGCTGGGTTCCATGCTGATATGCGGAGGGGTAATTGGCATATGCACTTGCATATGGGTTTGCGGCGGCTGACACCGCTGTAGCTTGTGCTGTCCCAGGCTGTGAAGCTGTCACCTGCGCACCAGCCGcctgagctgctgctgctgcctgtgCTGCTGTTCATTGAAAGAATCAGATGGAATCAAAACATCAGAGTACATAATTGTGCACACAAGGAGCAAGATATGTATATCTCAAGACAAATTATGTGCACATGAACAGAAATGTAATTTTCAACTTCTCATAAATTACATATGCAAAGTTTTTCTCATAAAGAGGCCTAAAGCTACAAAGCAATCAACTATCCAATAAGCTCCTATATGCTTCCAGCTAATCAAAGCTCAAAACAGAAATGCTTGCGAGATAAGCAATATAATATGTTTGGCATAGTTTAGCTACCATCACCTCAGATAAGTCTGAAAAAGAAAACTATCTTATGCACATAAGCCACTAAAAGCTTCCCAGTTAAGCTGCACCATAGAAATCAGCCAGTGTACCCAATTTGCTACAGATGTTGAAGCCTATTCTAGACCAACCACTTTTGATAGCACATTGCTAGTGATAGATTAGTACGTGCCAAAGGACACTACAATTGTGGACAAGGTCTTAAAGGATCGATATGTAACTTATGCCTAGTTTTCTATAACTGCGAACAACAAAGTTTTTCACTTTCCAGAAGAAAATTTGGCCAATATAGTTCTAAGATTGATATGTGATTTACGCAGTCATAACAACCAACAATATATGTGCTAGCAAAATCATAATAACCAActaaaattagaaacaaatCAATACAGTGGTAGTGACTATTGCACATTGCACTAAGCCACTAACAGTATTTTAGCTAATTTTGCAGAATGTGGCATAATGGACAATCGACTCAATTTGTTCCTAGATCCACCCTTAATTTCACCCTTCTAAAAGTATTAAGTTGCATCTCCTACTTGACTTTCCAAAAGCAATTACTCCCTCCAGTAAAAAATAATTGACGTTTTGGACATGACACGGTCGCTAATGTGTAAATTTGACCACCATTTTCTATtcgaatatatttataaaatccaataaatgtgtcatattatgaaagtatttttcaaaacaaaactGCATTCACGATTtcatgtttccaaactaaatactATAAAAATTATCGATGGTAAAAGTTTCACAAGTTTAACCAGATTTTGTccaaaacgtcaagtatttgTGAATGGAGGGAGCAATATAATCATAATAAATTTATTACATTAGACTTTCCATATTTCTTGTCTAATGACTTcccatatttctttcatttcttgTCTAATGACTTTCTCAGTTGGTCATTTTTATTATCCAAGAACTGTGCTCTTAAGCACTCGGTGGCCAAAAACTTGACTAAATCCTGGGTCACTTCGATTTATTTCTGCAAACACAGCCCATCATGTTGCTCCACCTATACAGGTTAGAGATTATCTGCTATGTACACTTTACACTATGCTTTCTCCAAATACAACATGGGATCTACGCATCATTAAGGCCTACAAATGGTAATACCATACTGCAACTTCTGTTGGAAATGAGAAAACTAGCAAATGGGCAGGGCAATCAAGATTCAAAATGGGAAGCCTACGAACGAACAGCTTTGGGACAATCACACAACTAGAACAGAAACCTAGCAGTATTCACAAATCAAACAAAAGATTATGATATTGCCCCTCTAAGAGTACAGACCAGGTAAGGTTCCATTCACAACCTAGAAAATCAAGAGAATGAGGATAAGTTGCAGGCAAACATTAAGAGAATAAGGACATTTACCCTGTGCCCGCCTTTCGGCGTTTGCCACATCAGCACGTAACTTCTCTGCCTCTTTAGTCATGGTAATCAAGTTCATTTCCATTGTCCGCATCTGCTCAACTTGCTTGATGTTTGTATTTTTC
This genomic window from Phragmites australis chromosome 7, lpPhrAust1.1, whole genome shotgun sequence contains:
- the LOC133924424 gene encoding protein FLX-like 4 isoform X2, which encodes MAHRGHLDGLSTQAPGLMRHGSFAAASLSRLSSLDSSATLEMLENKLSMQTAEVENLIRENQRLAKSHEVLRQDIVDTEKEMQMIRAHLGEIQEETDLQIRDLLERIRLMEADIHSGDAVKKELHQVHMEAKRLTAERQMLTLEIGNVTKEQHKFSASVDNKNLPELFAELDGLRKEHHSLRSQFEYEKNTNIKQVEQMRTMEMNLITMTKEAEKLRADVANAERRAQAQAAAAAQAAGAQVTASQPGTAQATAVSAAANPYASAYANYPSAYQHGTQPGAYQQGTQPGAYQQGTQPGAYTYTTAYDAATAYQMHAAQGNAYAGYSGYPVAAYAQSALHSYPAAYAVPPHPVSSSAATDVASLYGTVGSAGYPAGQVQPSSGTANAGQEPPPTAPYPGTYDPTRAQR
- the LOC133924424 gene encoding protein FLX-like 4 isoform X1, giving the protein MAHRGHLDGLSTQAPGLMRHGSFAAASLSRLSSLDSSATLEMLENKLSMQTAEVENLIRENQRLAKSHEVLRQDIVDTEKEMQMIRAHLGEIQEETDLQIRDLLERIRLMEADIHSGDAVKKELHQVHMEAKRLTAERQMLTLEIGNVTKEQHKFSASVDNKNLPELFAELDGLRKEHHSLRSQFEYEKNTNIKQVEQMRTMEMNLITMTKEAEKLRADVANAERRAQAAQAAAAAQAAGAQVTASQPGTAQATAVSAAANPYASAYANYPSAYQHGTQPGAYQQGTQPGAYQQGTQPGAYTYTTAYDAATAYQMHAAQGNAYAGYSGYPVAAYAQSALHSYPAAYAVPPHPVSSSAATDVASLYGTVGSAGYPAGQVQPSSGTANAGQEPPPTAPYPGTYDPTRAQR